A window of the Brumimicrobium sp. genome harbors these coding sequences:
- a CDS encoding PaaI family thioesterase: MIDHKVLQLYKASNRYGDYLEMDLEILEEGKCKYVIEIKEKHLATPIAAHGGVVAGVIDGTMGVAALTVAGRSGNVVSTVDLHINYLKPVKLGDVLTAHGEVVSAGKRLIYAEASVVNQNNVLVAKAGGTFNAYPAEKAFHKF; this comes from the coding sequence ATGATAGATCATAAAGTTCTACAATTATATAAAGCTTCTAATAGATACGGAGATTATTTAGAAATGGACTTGGAAATTCTAGAAGAAGGGAAATGTAAATATGTTATCGAAATCAAGGAAAAACATTTGGCAACTCCTATTGCGGCACATGGGGGAGTTGTAGCCGGAGTGATTGATGGAACCATGGGAGTCGCTGCTTTAACTGTTGCTGGTAGAAGTGGAAATGTAGTTAGTACAGTAGATTTACATATCAATTATTTAAAGCCAGTCAAGTTAGGAGATGTCCTTACAGCTCACGGAGAAGTTGTCTCAGCAGGTAAACGTTTAATTTATGCAGAGGCTTCAGTTGTGAATCAAAATAATGTATTAGTAGCCAAAGCAGGAGGCACATTTAATGCTTATCCTGCTGAAAAGGCTTTTCATAAATTCTAA
- a CDS encoding L-threonylcarbamoyladenylate synthase: MSQLVDIKEAVQGLKDGKTLLYPTDTVWGIGCDCTNEEAIQRIIEIKKRDAHKSFILLVDSVAMLERYVDNIPDVCYDLIDLATKPTTIIYDTPNGLPTSLLAEDGSIAIRVTDDNLCKRMIQQLRKPIVSTSANISKEPTARNYSEINSIIKEQVDFILNERLNEDMSTPSSIIKVGNDYKVKVIRS, encoded by the coding sequence ATGTCGCAATTAGTTGATATCAAGGAAGCTGTTCAAGGTTTAAAAGATGGGAAGACATTACTTTATCCTACGGATACAGTTTGGGGAATAGGTTGCGATTGTACCAATGAGGAGGCTATCCAACGCATTATTGAAATCAAAAAAAGAGACGCTCATAAGTCTTTTATACTCTTGGTTGATAGTGTTGCCATGCTTGAACGATATGTCGACAACATTCCTGATGTATGTTACGATTTAATTGATTTGGCTACTAAACCCACTACCATTATTTATGACACACCCAATGGTTTACCAACATCTTTATTAGCAGAAGATGGAAGTATAGCCATACGTGTCACAGACGATAATTTATGTAAAAGAATGATACAGCAACTCAGAAAGCCAATCGTATCAACGAGTGCAAATATTTCAAAAGAACCTACTGCGCGAAATTATTCAGAAATTAATTCCATCATCAAAGAGCAAGTCGATTTTATATTAAATGAGCGTTTAAACGAAGATATGAGCACTCCTTCTTCCATTATTAAGGTAGGAAATGATTATAAAGTAAAGGTAATACGTTCTTAA